The following is a genomic window from Lysinibacillus sp. G4S2.
CTGGTATCGGTGGTATGGAAACATATGAACAACAATTTGTAACATTCCAAGAGCGTGGCGCAAGACGTGTAAGTCCATTCTTTATCCCAATGATGATTCCGGATATGGCTTCAGGCCAAGTGTCGATTCACTTTGGGGCAAAGGGTATTAACTCTTGTTCAGTAACTGCTTGTGCTTCAGGAACAAACTCGATTGGGGATGCTTTTAAAGTAATCGAACGTGGCGATGCAGATGTCATGATTTCTGGTGGTGCTGAGTCGCCAATCGTTACGATGGCAGTGGCAGGCTTCTGTGCAAATACTGCTTTATCTTTAAATACAGATCCACAAAAGGCTTGTCGTCCATTCGATAAAAATCGCGATGGTTTCATTATCGGTGAGGGCGCAGGGATTGTCATTTTAGAAGAGTATGAGCACGCAAAAGCACGCGGTGCAAAAATCTATGCGGAAGTTCTTGGCTATGGTTCAACAGGTGATGCGCATCATATTACAGCTCCAGCCCCAGAAGGAGAAGGTGCTTCACGTGCAATGTTGCAAGCATTAGCTGATGGCGGTGTAGAAGCTTCACAAGTTGACTATATTAATGCACATGGAACAAGTACACCATATAATGACTTATTTGAAACACAGGCTGTAAAGGCTGCCTTTGGGGAACATGCTTATAAACTTGCAATGAGTTCTACAAAGTCGATGACAGGTCATTTATTAGGTGCAGCTGGTGGTGTTGAAGCTATTTTCACAGCGTTAGCTCTTAAAGAAGGTATTTTACCACCAACAATTAATTTAGTAGATCCAGATCCAGAATGTGATTTAGATTATGTACCAAATGAAGCTCGAGAGGCAGATATTAAATATGCTATGAGTAACTCACTTGGATTTGGTGGACATAACGCTAGTCTTTTATTCAAAAAAATCGAGGAATAATAAAGTAAAATTAAAACAGTGGGGGTTTTTCATCCCCACTGTTTATTTGTTTTCACCAATCGGGGCAGTTAATTAAAGTGTCATCAATGTTTTAAAAAAATTAATGTCCGTTGCGAGATATATTTTACCATTAAAAAAGTGAATGCTATGTCTACTTATCATAACCAAACAGAATTGACTTATAACAGTGAAACGATTGTACATCTGTTGTTGTGTTGCTTCGCTTTTGCACAAATAACACTTGTTGCTGACGCGATGTTTTCGCATATAAAGGCATTTTGTTTACAGAGCGGTTGATTGGAGTGGAGACTGGGCGACTCCTTGGGGATCAGCGTCACAGATGAGACCCTGGAGCGAGCATCGCGAGTGAAGCGGCTCATCGGGCGCCCCCAGGAAGCTCTGCTCTGCGCGAAAGCGAAGCGTCAGCGGCAAATGTTTTCTGTAGCGAAAGCAAAGCGACAGCTACAAAGCGCCCAGTCGGAACGGAAATCAACCCCTCGTTTTGCAGAAGAGCCTTACATAAAAAACGTCAGCCAATTTACGTGGCTGACGTCTTTTTTTATAGTTTTGTGAATAGATGATAAGTAAGAAGAAATAGAAAGGATGCCCTTATTATGTTCCGACTCTTTTTATTTTTAATATGCTACGGCCTATTGATTCTCTCATTAGGGAATCTCATATTGTATTTGAATTATCGGACACTCGGATATTCCTGGATAGTTGTTTTTAAATTCATGGTGCATACAACAGAATTTTATATGGCTATTGGATCAGCCATTGTGTTATGTGCTATTGTTTTTGATCTTGGTTTTGATAAGACTCTAGACATAAAAGATAAAATGTGACGCTTCTCTTATTCTCTTTTTGGCCAAGCTCTTACAATCAATTTCGCCAAAGCTACAAGATCAATTCCGTTTTCTTTTAGCGACGCGCACGACCAAGGCCCATTGCTTCTTCCATGCGTTTTAATGTAGCGCTAGCAATAGCGTTTGCCTTTTCAGCGCCTTCATCTAAAATAGTATCTAATGCTGAGGATTCTACTAAATTGTAGAACTTCTCTTGAATTGGTGTAAGGTGATCAATAACTGCTGCTGCAACACCTTGCTTGAAACCACCATAACCAACGCCTTCGTATTTTTTTACAAGATCGTCAATAGATACGCCTGAAATGGCAGACTCGATTGTTAGTAAATTAGAAACGCCAGGTTTATTTTCCACATCAAATGCCACAATACCATCAGAGTCAGTTACAGCTGATTTAATTTTTTTCTCAATATCTTTCGCTGAATCTAAAAGCTTAATTGTAGCTTTTGTATTTGGATCTGATTTACTCATTTTCTTTGTTGGCTCTTGAAGTGATTTAATACGAGCTCCTGCTTTTGGTAATTGAATTTCAGGAATCGTTAAAACATCACCATAACGTTTGTTAAAGCGTTCTGCAAGATCACGAGTAAGCTCAATATGCTGTTTCTGGTCATCGCCAACTGGAACAATGTTTGTGTTGTACAAAAGGATGTCTGCTGCCATTAGTGGTGGATATGTTAAAAGAGCTGCAGAAACACTTTCTTTACCATGAGATTTATCCTTGAACTGTGTCATACGTTCAAGCTCTCCAATCGATGCGACACATTGTAACATCCAGCCTGCCTGTGCATGAGCTGGCACCTCAGATTGAATAAATAATGTAGATTTTGTTGGATCGATGCCAGTAGCAATATACGTTGCTGCTAAGTTGCGAATATTTTGACGTAATTCTTTTGGATCTTGTGCCACTGTTATGGCATGCTGATCAACGATACAATACACAGCATCACCTTCATCTTGTAATGCAGGGAATTGCTTGAATGCTCCTAAATAGTTCCCTAAAGTAACAATACCGGTTGGCTGTACGCCTGAAAAAATAGTTGTCATTGTCATTTCCTCCTTGAATTTAAGTCCCTTAGACGTTTTTACATAAGTGCCGAAATAAAAAACATCATGCGTCCTCATTAGTTTTTCTAATGAAGGGACGAATGATGTTTGAATCCGCGGTACCACCCAGCTTGCCTAAAACGGCCACTTTGCTTCGTAACGTGAAGGGACGAGCTTTGCTAATAGACTTAAGTAAGGATACTTAGACGTTCACAAAGCTAACTCGGAAGTCCATTCCAAATGCTTACACGATCTGTTTGCAGCAACCACAGACTCTCTAAACGTGTAAAGCATAAGTACTACTCTTCGTCAGCGTTTTTAGTTCATTCAATAACCGTCTTCTTCCATCTGTGTAGATGGCGAGGTGGAATTGATTTGTTGCAAAGAATTATATTATAAAGGCTCGGTGTAATGCAAGTGTGGAAAGTCAGACTTTTGGCGGTGTTTTTTTTCTGAAAAAACTTATATGCTATTTTTGCTGTTCTTTTTTGTTAGAAAAGCAACCAATATTAGTAAATATACGTCTAGATTTGTACATACTAGGCTGACAATATTCTCGTTTAAGATTTTTAAATGAGAACAAGGGCAATTAAGAAATGGATGTTTAAAATGTTCAGCGAATGGGAATATTAATAGTAGTGCATGAAGCATACAAAGAAGTAACTACTTTGGATGTTATGTAAATAGACAGAAAATTTCGTGATAAAGTTATTCTTTTTTTTATTGGAACTATATTCAAATACAACAGAGTACTGTATAATGGGTATGTAGTTTTACATTACATTAATTCTAATTTAACACACTGGTTTATAGATAATGATTAAAAGGAAAGGATGTGTCAGTATGATAGTAACTTTATTTACATCACCAAGTTGTACGTCTTGCCGAAAAGCGAAAGCATGGTTAGAGGAGCATGAAATCCCATATACAGAACGTAATATATTTTCCGAACCGTTAAGCATTCGTGAAATTAAAGAAATTTTACGTATGACAGAGGATGGTACGGATGAAATTATTTCAACCCGCTCGAAGATTTTCCAAAAATTAAATGTAGATGTTGAAAGCTTGCCATTACAACGCTTATATGAATTAATTCAAGAGTATCCAGGTTTATTACGTCGCCCAATCATTTTAGACGAGAAACGTTTACAAGTTGGCTATAACGAGGATGAGATTCGTCGTTTCCTACCTCGTAAAGTACGTGCTTATCAATTGCAAGAAGCACAGCGTATGGTGAACTAATATCTCCGAGTTCTGCATAAAATAAGTATTAGATGTTACAAATGCAACAAGCATATTGTGACATCTATTTTTTTGTGTTTTACTTATGTAAAACCTTCTATATAAAGTATAATAATTAGTAGGGGAAAGTCATATATTTCCGTAAAAGTATGTTAAACTTGATTTAAACTTAATAGTTTACTACAATTTCAATAATTCAAATATCTTCTGTGAAACGGTGTATATCCTTTTCATTTTATGACAGGACAGCATACAATAGAATTAGAGACAACTGTGGACAATTAAATTTTGATTTCGGTTGCTCAGGCGGTTTTACTGTAGTGTGGTCAAAGGTTGAAAAACAAATGGAGTATGAGGTTAAAAACAATGAATAATAGCATACTAATGAAACAAAACTGTTTTTCGACAAATGACAGTGAAGGGAGATGAGGTCTAGTGGACATCGAACGTGTAAACGAAAATACACTCAAGCTCTTTATTACGTACAATGATATAGAGGATCGCGGCTATAGTCGTGAAGAAATTTGGTACAATCGAGCAAAGGGTGAACAACTTTTTTGGGATATGATTGATGAAGTAAACACGGAGGATTATTTTGATGTAGAAGGTCCGATTTGGATTCATATCAATGCATCTGAAGTAGGCTTAGAAATCATTGTCACACGTGCACATATTTTAAAAGACGGTGAAACCTTAGATGGTCAATCGCATTTTGATGAACACAAAGATATGTTTGCCCCATTCGACGACGTTGGAGAGGATCTTCTCAGTCAACTAACTCAATTTGGTGACATTGATGAATCAGAATTATTTATGGATACAGACATTTATGTTTATAAATTTAAAGATATTGATGAGTTAATCCCTGTAGCAAAACGCATGACAGATGAATTAGTGGATTCCTCATTATTTAAATATGAAGATTGGTACTATTTGGTAGTTGACTTTGCGAACGCAGATGATGACCTAAATCGTCACGATAGAAATGCAGTTATCAAAGAATTTTTAATCCCATCAAATTTCACAATCCATCGCCTAGAGGAATATGGCGAACAAATTATGGAATTTAATTGCTTCGAAACAGTACGAAAATATTTCATTTAAAACAATAAGCTTCTGATTCAAAGACTTAGACTGTAAACAAACTTGATGAGATTCAAGATTGTTTACAGTCTTTTTATTTAAAAGGTTCAATAATATCAATTTTAGATATAGATGAAAAACTGGTTAATTAAGAACCTGCAACTGAGTAGGTCTGTCAGTTAGTTGCAAAGAACGTTTTAGGAAGCTTCATATTGTATGTAGAACTCATTAAAAGGTGGCATTTTTTAAATTTCAAGGAAAAGCCGTTATTTATTTGGTGCTATAAAACCACTCCTTTACAATTAGTCAAAAAGGAGATGATTTTATGCTTAGTGCTTATAACGAGCAGCAGCAGCTTTTTCTCCCATATCAATATTCAAGGGAAGCTTTACAACGATTTAGGCAACAAATGAAATTTTATTGTCCTCAATGCCTACAGCCTGTCCAATTAAAGATAGGTGAATATAATATTCCTCATTTTGCTCATAACGCCAATAATAGCTGTGTACAATTATTTTCAGAGGGTGAATCAAAACTTCATTTACAAGGAAAGATTCAATTATTTGAATGGCTGAGAAAACTCGGGCATACAGTAAAGCTGGAGCCTTATTTACCGAATCTTTCACAGCGGCCAGATGTACTTTTGATAAAAGAGCAAAAGCAAATTGCCATTGAATTTCAATGTAGCTCAATTTCTCATGAAAAGTGGCAATTGCGTACATCTGGATATGAGAAAAATTCAATACAGCCATTGTGGCTTTTTCAAACACCTCAAAGACAATCAACACAAGGTATTCAAAAGATTTTTATTGCTCCAATTATGCAAAAAATGATTACTACTACAGCGCAAGGCTTGTCTTATTTAGTAACCTATGATGCAAAGATATCGAGATTTATTTATTGGACGAATCTTCTTCATGTTCATGGGCATACTTTTATAGGCAAAGTACAAGAACTAACTATTCACAAGCAGCATTTTCCCTTTTATGAGCCTACGTCAATAACGAAAGAGGAATTTCGTCTTTATTGGCAGCTTTATAAAAAGCAGTGTAAGCAATTTGTGTATCAGCGATTATTACATAGTAAGAAAGGGGCGCGAGATTCATTTTTACGAAGTAGTTATGAATTACGCTTTGCTCTAACTGCTATGCCTGATTACGTGGGTGTCCCGGTAAAAGATGCGGAAGCGATTCCGTTGTTTCCTATTGAATGGCAAACGATTTTACATCATTATTGTCGAGGTTTACAATTATTACCTCATGAACTATCTGAGAGAGAGATTAGATTGTTTTTACTTCAACAAAATATAGAGATTACAGATCGAGCAGTACAGGCTATCGAAGATTATGGAATGGTGCTAGCGAAAAGTTATCAAAAAAATGATTATTTTCCAGATATTTATGAGCAAGTGTACGCACATTTATTTGCAATTGCCACAATATACTGAGAAAATATGAGAGTATAGGAAAAACTCACATATATAGGGGGGCTGGCACATGGCTAGTAACAGCAATAAAGTTTTATTAAGAAATGAAGTTCCAGAAGAGTTAACTTGGCGCTTGGAGGATATTTTTGCAACTGACGCCCTATGGGAAGCGGAATATAAGGAAGTCGCAGAAATTGCTAAAAAGGCACCTAGCTATGCAGGTACTTTAAAAAATGGAGCAGATGCTTTATTAGCAGTTCTAACATATCACGATGATATTTATGAACGTGCAATGAAGCTTTACACGTATGCCCATATGCGTAATGACCAAGATACGACAAATAGCTCTTACCAGGATATGAATAGTCGTATTCAAACATTGGCGACTAGTATCTCAGCTGCCCTATCTTTCTTAACACCAGAGATTTTATCATTGAGTGAAGAAACAATAGAAAGTTACTTAGCAGAAAATAAAGATTTACAACTGTATAAGCAATCTTTAAAAGAAATAACAATGGCACGTCCGCATGTATTACCGGCAGAGCAGGAAGCATTACTTGCACAAATGTCTGAGGTTACAGGTACCGCTTCAAATGCATTTAGTATGTTAAATAACGCTGATATCGTCTTCCCTAAAGTGAAAAATGAAGATGGAGAAGAAGTACAGCTAACACATGGTAACTATATTAAGTTTTTAGAAAGCAAAGATGGCACTATTCGTGAAAATGCCTTTAAAGCCATGTACGAAACTTATGGCAACTTTAAAAATACATTTGCTGCTACATTAACTGGTAATGTAAAAAAGCATAATGTTAACGCACGTATTCGTAATTATGATTCTGCACGTCATGCTGCAATGTCTAATAACTTTATTCAGGAAAATGTTTATGATCAATTAGTAGAAACAATCCATAAGCATTTGCCAGCTATGCAGCGCTATATTTCATTACGTAAGAAACTTTTAGGTGTGGACGAACTGCATATGTGGGATTTATTTGCGCCACTCGTTAAGGAAGTTGATATGAAAGTCACTTACGACGAAGCGAAGGATATTTTAGTAAAAGCCTTAGCGCCACTCGGTGAAGAATATCAAGGTATTGTCCAAAGTGGCCTTGATAACCGTTGGGTAGATGTCTTAGAAAACAAAGGGAAACGCAGTGGTGCGTACTCTTCAGGCGCCTATGGAACAAATCCATATATTTTAATGAACTGGCAAGACAATGTTAATAATCTGTTTACACTTGCTCATGAATTTGGTCATAGTGTACACAGTTATTACTCACGTAAAAACCAGCCGTTTGTTTATGGCGATTATTCTATTTTTGTGGCTGAAGTGGCTTCTACATGTAATGAAGAACTGTTAAATGATTATTTATTGAAAACAATTGAAGATCCACAACAGAAAATTTATTTATTAAATCATTGGTTAGACGGCTTCAGAAGTACTGTTTTCAGACAAACTATGTTTGCTGAATTTGAACACCTAATCCATCAAATGGATAAGAATGGTGAATCTTTAACAGCAGAGCGTCTAACAGAGGTTTACTATAATTTAAATAAACAATACTTCGGTGAGGATATTGTTGTAGATGAGGAAATCGGCTTAGAATGGGCTCGTATTCCACACTTCTACTATAATTACTATGTGTATCAATATGCTACAGGTAAATCAGCTGCAACAGCATTAAGTAAACAGATTTTAGAAGAAGGCACACCAGCTGTAGAACGTTATATTAATAACTTCTTAAAAGCAGGTTGCTCTAATTTCCCAATCGAGGTGTTAAAGGCAGCGGGTGTTGACATGAACGTAGCAAAACCGATTGATGATGCATGTAAAGTATTTGAAGAACGTTTAAATGAGTTAGAAAAATTATTGTTGAATAACTAATTAGAAAGGCTGTAGGAAAATTTCTACAGCCTTTTTTCTATGATTAGTTTGACGGTAAAAAAAATAAAGTATAATGAATTTTTTTGATTTCTAAATGATTAAAAGTGTGTATCTTGAAAAAATACTGTCTGTAATCGCTTTCTATTTGACAAATTTGTGAATCTACTATTGGATTCATTGCTAATTTTATTATTCCGTGATAAAGTGATTCTTGTGAAATAAATCACAAAACAAACATACACCCCTTTGTTTGAACGTGAACATTTCTCCCATCCCCTTTGTGAAAAAGAAGTGTCACTATCTGTCGAGGATAGTGACGCTTCTTTTATTTTTTTGTTTTTTTATGTCGATTTAGCGGAGAATTCCGATAAAAATGAAAAAGGTTCCGATAAATCGCTGAAACGTTCCGACAAATTACTAATATGTTCCGATAAATCACTAGAACATTCCGATAAAGTCCTTATTCTGGTTGAGATGTCCGATGAGCCGCTCGACCAGTTTGTCTGACGAAATCCTACTCGAAGGAGTGGTGTAATTCATGATGCTATCGACGAGAGGACCCTTCTAGCGTTACCCTATCATTTGATTCGTTATAACCTTTCAATTCCAAAAGGAACTGCCTAGCCTTTACCAGATTGATGTAACCATCATCGATTTGAACTAGGAACATTGCGCATAACTTTTCTGCTTCGTTAGTGAAAAAGTGATTGCTCTAATTGAACAATCGCACCTGTTAGTTTAAGTAATAGAAAGTAGAAAGTAACAAAGAGTCGTACTTTCAATTAAATTAACATTACTTATTTGATTTCCTCAGCCAACTCCAAAATAATTCCCTCTGGACCACGAACGTAGCATAATTTATAACTTTCTTCATATTGCTGTATCTCACTAAAGATTTCCGTGCCCTTCTTTTTCAATTTGGCAACAACAGCTTCAATATCTTCAACAGTAAATGCAATATGTCGGATACCCAGTGTATTTGCAAGGAATTGCTGAATATTTTTTTCATCTGACGGCGTATAAAATTTGATTAGCTCTATCCATGTTTGACCGTCTGGCGTTCCCAATCCTACACACGCTACTTTAACGTCATTAAGCCCAACTGCATATCCCATCAACTCTCCTTCCATTTTCCATTCCCCCTTCACCTCAAGTCCAAAATCGAGAAAAAACTCTTTAGCGGCAGAGAGATCATTTACGATTACTCCCACATGATCTATTCTTTGGATCCTCAAATTTCATACCTCCTATGTTCCTGTTATGTTGCAATATCCTGTATTCAAATTCTAGTATTAACAAAGGGACGATTACTATAATAATATCAGTGAAGAAAAGAATCGTTTAACTAACTGTATTAAATTATTTTTAAATTCCTTCCCATTTCCCTAACGGTGTCAATTAGGGATAATTATTCATATACTTTCCACCTGTTTTTTCTTAATGTTTCCCTTTGATTTTTAAACAATACTGTATCGTTAGTGAAAAAGTGATTGCTCTAATTGAACAATCGCACTCCGTTAGTTTAAGTACATTTCTTTACATTCTTTTCTTTAAATAAAATGAATAAAATCCTGAAACACAAAGGTAGATAAACGTCCAAAAGTTAAAAATAAATGATTACAGGAGCGATTGAGGAAGCAGAATATGAGAATTAATCATAAACACAAGTCCTATTCTAATTAGACTAAGCTTAATTAGAAAAAATAAAATATTTGGTTGGGATAAGTTAATCTTTTTCGAACAAAATAAACATAAAAAAGAGGTGCGAAAAATGAAAAAAGTTATTATAGTTCCTTATTTTTCACTGTTATTTCTAATTTCAACAACATTATCTTATGCTGAATCAGATTATTATCAGCCTGCTAAAGAGTCTAAAGAAGAAATAGTAATGAACATGTTTTTTTCACTACTGTTACCCAATATCCAAGAAACAGTTTCTAAATACTATTCAGATTATCTTACAGAGCGTCCCTTGGTGTATCCATATCAAATAAAAATTATAAATATGGAAAGAACAGGAACTGATTTTATGTATTCAGTAACCCTTGAAGTCACTCCAGTTTTGGGTGCGCATAACCCAGTAGGAAGAGACCAACTAACGTTTTCTATAACTCCAAATGAAATCAAACTTAAAAATTTTAAACATATGGAAACTTTTGAACTTCCACCGCATTTGCAAGATATCATAAAGAAAAAGTAAATGATTGTATGTTTGAACCGTTTGGATTCAGTACCTATTTTTAGGTGTTTTTATACCTAACCTTCAAATAATTTAGTCAATATCTTCAATTAACCTGTACCGTTAGCATAATAAGAAAAGCTACCTTCGACTTTGGCAACTGGTTCTTGTGGTATGGTTCATTGTGATATATTTTAGTGCAGTTCTTATTTGACCACTACAATAAACTCTAAAGTAATACTATTATATTGGAATTTTTAACTAAAAATGACCTTACTTGTGTACCGCTCTAACTTAAAAGCGTCTTACATATTTTCAAACTGAAATAAATCAACTAAAATGGTATATAAATGATGGAAATCCTAAATTCCACTCATTTATCTTTATTTATACAAATTTACTAAAGAGGAGCACGAAGATGAAAAAGAATTTTTTATCGTTACTGATGGCCATAATAATGGTCCTATCAGTTAGCGTATCGGTGTATGCCGATGAAACGTCGCCACCAGCGACAAGAGGAGAGATCGTTAAAACCTTGTTGATGGCAGCAGACGCTTATCAACCAGGAATTAATAAAGAAGCCATTATGAAATACTCTAAAAACGAAGATTTAAGAGAGAATGAGCCAGCAAAGAAGGTTGAAGCTTTAGTCATGTTGAGTAGGGCATTCGGCGAATTACCAGAGCCTGTCGGAAATGATCTGCGCAGTGGAACATTTGGCGTAGAGTTCACTGATGTACCCGCTTGGGCTAAGAAAGATATCGATAAACTGGCAAAAGCAGGCGTACTGATGGGCAAACCCGACGGCACATTAGGCGTAAATGACACTATTACGATCGATGAGTTCCAAAAAATTATCGCCAGAGTGTGGACGCTTGAAGGCTCCCATTTAAATGACGATTTTTATGAAGCAATCAATAAGGAATGGTTAAATAAATCGACAATTCCGGCAGGAGAAATCATGGGCGGCGGATTTCCCGAGCTGCATAAGCAAAATAACGATAAAATAGAAAAGATAATAAATGAGTTAGCTGGCAAACAGTTCACAGAAGGAACAAAAGAACAGAAAATTGCCGACTTCTATACGACAGCGTTAGATACAAAAAATAGAAATAAACAAGGGATTGAACCTATTCAAAAATATGTAAAGGCCATTAATGAGGCTAAAACGTTTGACGAGCTCGTTCAAGCAGATCTTACCCTGGAGAAAGAATTGGGTCTAAGCGCATTATTTAGCTTTGCAATCATGGGCGATGCAAAGAACAGTAGCGAAAATGCTTTGTATTACACTGGATTAGCTACCGGTCTGGACAAGAACAGCTTTGTAACGGAAGACGAGAAAGCGAAAAAAGCCTATATTCAATATATGAGCAAACTTCTCGTGTCATCAGGGGAGGAAGAGTCTGCAGCGAAAGCCCATGCCGAGAAAATTTACGGAATGGAGAAAAGCCTAGCTTCTGTATCGCTTGAACCTCATGAACAAGGCGATGTCAATAAATTCTATAATCCGTATACGATCGAACAATTCGATGACATGTTCAAAACAGTAGATATGAAACAAGTCTTGAAATCGATGAAAGTCGACAGTGCTGATAAAGTAATCGTATTCGATGTGAAGCTGGCGCAAAAAGGCGCAGAACTCTTGACTGAAGCTAATCTTGACGTACTTAAAGCTTACTCCAAAGTACAACTGCTTTCGGCAACAGGCGGTTTGTTGGCAGATGAATTCAGAGACGCTGCAAATGAGTTTTCTGCAACGTTATACGGTGTTGCAGGAGAAAAAACAGATCAGGAAATCGCAGTAGCCATGACAACTGGCACAATGAGCGGGTATTTGGAGCAAATGTTTGCAGAAAAACATTTTTCACCAGAAGCTA
Proteins encoded in this region:
- a CDS encoding M13-type metalloendopeptidase — encoded protein: MKKNFLSLLMAIIMVLSVSVSVYADETSPPATRGEIVKTLLMAADAYQPGINKEAIMKYSKNEDLRENEPAKKVEALVMLSRAFGELPEPVGNDLRSGTFGVEFTDVPAWAKKDIDKLAKAGVLMGKPDGTLGVNDTITIDEFQKIIARVWTLEGSHLNDDFYEAINKEWLNKSTIPAGEIMGGGFPELHKQNNDKIEKIINELAGKQFTEGTKEQKIADFYTTALDTKNRNKQGIEPIQKYVKAINEAKTFDELVQADLTLEKELGLSALFSFAIMGDAKNSSENALYYTGLATGLDKNSFVTEDEKAKKAYIQYMSKLLVSSGEEESAAKAHAEKIYGMEKSLASVSLEPHEQGDVNKFYNPYTIEQFDDMFKTVDMKQVLKSMKVDSADKVIVFDVKLAQKGAELLTEANLDVLKAYSKVQLLSATGGLLADEFRDAANEFSATLYGVAGEKTDQEIAVAMTTGTMSGYLEQMFAEKHFSPEAKKDVEQMVEKLIATYEERIKSLDWMSETTKAKAIKKLDTMIVKIGYPDKWDTTLDKVAIKTYDEGGSLFTNTFAVKKAYIDNTKAKLGKPVDRTEWATSVYTVNAFYNPLNNEITFPAGILQAPFYDIKAKPEENYGAIGMVIGHEITHAFDNNGSAYDENGNANNWWTEEDFKKFKEKNQELIEFYSNIEIIPGVLNDGQLTLSENVADLGGMAASLQVVSKMSNPDYKAYFESNAEIWKSTTTKEFAEVLSKNDVHSANKIRVNRTIVNFQQFYDTYGIKPGDGMYVAPEDRVSIW